GAGGTTCCATGCAATCGCTGCGATCAGAGCTGCGATTACGACCTGCACCCCGTTATCCAGAGCAGCCGGATCGGCTATCCCGCTGCCGATTTTCTTGGCGACGCCGGTAAAGAGCATCGCACCTGTAAAGTTCATGACCGATGCGATAATAATCGCCATCCGCGGGGACAGAGCCCTCGTCGATACGGACGTTGCGATCGCATTGGCCGTATCGTGAAAGCCGTTTATAAAGTCAAACGCCAGCGCCAGAAAGATGACAATGCCAACCAACACTAATATATCCATAACTGCTCGTCACCTACTCCTTAGCTGTTGCGCATGATGATGGATTCGAGTGTATTGGCGACATCCTCGCAGTAGTCCGTCGTCTGCTCGAGACGTTCGTAGATTTCCTTGCGTTTGATAAGCTCGATCGGATCCGTCACGTTCGCAAACAGACTCTTGACGCAAACCCGCAGCAGGTCGTCCGCCTGATTCTCCAGCTCATTGATATGAATAGCCGGCTCGCGGATCGCCAGAAGCTTCTTCTCGGAAAGAAGGTAGATCGCCTTCTTGATCTGCTGAGCGCAGCGCAGAAGATTCTCGGCGAACAGCGTAATGTACTCGTCCGGCTCCTCAATATGGTACATCTCAAAACGCGACGAGCATGCTTCAATGCCATCCAGAACATCGTCAAGCGAGGTTGTCAGCGCCATAATATCCTCACGCTCGATCGG
This is a stretch of genomic DNA from Paenibacillus sp. sptzw28. It encodes these proteins:
- a CDS encoding DUF47 domain-containing protein, with product MFKKKDVFFTTLEAMADTILEAVQYFEVNVAKIRDVTQFAKDMKEYETKCDRHVHTILTELNKTFITPIEREDIMALTTSLDDVLDGIEACSSRFEMYHIEEPDEYITLFAENLLRCAQQIKKAIYLLSEKKLLAIREPAIHINELENQADDLLRVCVKSLFANVTDPIELIKRKEIYERLEQTTDYCEDVANTLESIIMRNS